One Aegilops tauschii subsp. strangulata cultivar AL8/78 chromosome 7, Aet v6.0, whole genome shotgun sequence genomic window carries:
- the LOC109758510 gene encoding E3 ubiquitin-protein ligase ATL41-like — protein MVTASTALSVAALVAGVTLMLIVHVLVIFWALRRGTAQASGADLERAVDHACGGKGKGLSSAEIETLPCHDFKAAVGGGGDCAVCLEAFESGDRCRRLPRCEHSFHAPCVDSWLKKSQCCPVCRADVVDRPTAEAKVAGEGEAPALTVEMAERTNPAALEVVVERLQRYSWGPHAVTVLL, from the coding sequence ATGGTCACCGCTTCCACTGCGCTCTCCGTCGCCGCCCTGGTGGCCGGCGTGACGCTGATGCTCATCGTCCACGTCCTCGTGATCTTCTGGGCTCTGCGGCGGGGCACCGCCCAGGCCTCCGGCGCCGACCTGGAGCGTGCCGTGGACCACGCCTGCGGAGGCAAAGGCAAGGGCCTGTCGTCCGCGGAGATCGAAACGCTGCCGTGCCACGACTTCAAAGCCGCCGTCGGAGGCGGCGGGGACTGCGCCGTGTGCCTGGAAGCGTTCGAGTCCGGCGACCGGTGCAGGCGGCTCCCGAGGTGCGAGCACAGCTTCCACGCGCCGTGCGTGGACTCGTGGTTGAAGAAGAGCCAGTGCTGCCCCGTGTGCCGCGCCGACGTGGTTGACCGGCCCACGGCCGAGGCGAAGGTGGCTGGAGAGGGAGAGGCGCCGGCTCTGACGGTGGAGATGGCGGAGAGGACAAACCCCGCCGCGCTGGAGGTCGTTGTCGAAAGGCTGCAACGGTATAGCTGGGGTCCTCATGCCGTCACCGTGTTACTCTAA